One Thalassotalea sediminis DNA segment encodes these proteins:
- the dnaA gene encoding chromosomal replication initiator protein DnaA, translating into MDHSLWQRCLSVLQEELPAQQFSMWIRPLQCIVEDNVMTLYAPNRFVLDWVRDKYVNRINELVSLEESNNPPLLRFDVGSIPKLKAASTSADTSPTTPTNEPGKISQRVPESNLPKKTNVRVNYTFENFVEGKSNQLARAAASQVADNPGSAYNPLFIYGRTGLGKTHLLHAVGNGILLNKPDAKIAYMHSERFVQDMVRALQNNAIEKFKQYYRSVDALLIDDIQFFANKERTQEEFFHTFNALLEGNQQIILTSDRYPKEIDGVEDRLKSRFGWGLTIAIEPPELETRVAILKKKAQESHVNLADEVAFFIAKRLRSNVRELEGALNRVIANANFTGRAINIDFVKEALRDLLALQDKLVTIDNIQKTVAEYYKIKVSDLLSKRRNRSVARPRQIAMALSKELTNHSLPEIGEAFGGKDHTTVLHACRKVKELREESHDIKEDYSNLTRTLSS; encoded by the coding sequence TTGGATCATTCTTTGTGGCAACGCTGCCTGTCAGTATTACAAGAAGAGTTGCCTGCCCAGCAATTTAGTATGTGGATTAGACCGCTTCAATGTATCGTTGAAGATAATGTTATGACGTTATATGCCCCTAATCGCTTTGTACTCGATTGGGTTAGGGATAAATACGTTAACCGCATCAATGAACTTGTTAGTCTGGAAGAAAGCAATAACCCACCTTTATTGCGTTTCGATGTCGGCAGTATTCCTAAATTAAAAGCGGCGAGTACCAGTGCAGATACATCACCTACAACGCCTACCAACGAACCCGGTAAGATTAGCCAACGTGTACCAGAATCTAATTTACCAAAAAAAACTAATGTTCGGGTAAATTATACATTTGAAAACTTTGTTGAAGGTAAGTCTAACCAATTAGCTCGAGCTGCTGCGTCGCAAGTTGCCGATAACCCAGGCTCAGCTTATAACCCATTATTTATCTATGGGCGCACAGGTTTGGGTAAGACGCATTTATTGCATGCTGTCGGGAATGGAATATTGCTTAATAAACCTGACGCTAAGATTGCTTACATGCATTCCGAAAGATTTGTACAGGACATGGTTAGAGCGCTTCAAAACAATGCCATTGAAAAATTCAAACAGTACTATCGTTCAGTGGACGCTCTACTTATTGATGATATTCAGTTTTTCGCTAATAAAGAAAGAACACAAGAAGAGTTTTTTCATACCTTCAATGCGTTGCTTGAAGGAAATCAACAGATAATTCTAACCAGTGATCGATACCCAAAAGAAATCGATGGTGTAGAAGATAGATTGAAGTCTCGTTTTGGATGGGGACTAACTATCGCAATAGAACCTCCCGAATTAGAAACACGTGTAGCAATTTTAAAGAAGAAGGCACAAGAAAGTCATGTTAATCTAGCTGATGAAGTTGCGTTTTTTATAGCAAAACGTCTTAGGTCAAATGTGAGAGAGCTTGAAGGCGCACTAAACCGTGTAATTGCCAATGCTAATTTTACAGGTAGAGCGATCAATATTGATTTTGTTAAGGAAGCACTTCGAGATTTACTTGCCTTACAGGATAAGTTAGTTACTATCGATAATATACAGAAAACAGTTGCCGAATATTATAAAATAAAGGTGTCTGATTTATTGTCTAAACGTCGCAATAGATCAGTTGCAAGACCTAGACAAATTGCCATGGCGTTGTCTAAAGAGTTAACTAACCATAGTCTTCCTGAAATAGGTGAAGCTTTTGGTGGTAAGGATCATACTACCGTACTGCACGCATGTCGTAAGGTTAAAGAGTTACGTGAAGAATCTCACGATATTAAAGAAGATTATTCAAACTTAACAAGAACATTATCTTCATAA
- the dnaN gene encoding DNA polymerase III subunit beta, producing the protein MKFSLNRELLLKPLLLVSGAVERKSTLPILGNVLLDVSEQSLTLTATDLELEMVAYAEIENTGSSGKLTIPARKLLDICKSLPDGAMISFESTEDAVTISSGRSKYSLSTLPASDFPNIEEWKGDVEFKLSKAQLLRLIESTHFSMANQDVRYYLNGMSIETEGNEIRSVATDGHRLAICKIANDELQLPNRQVIVPRKGILEIIRLLDPVEEEVKVFLGSNHIRIIDNEFSFTSKLVDGRFPDYRRVLPRNGDKILNADKDQLKQVLSRASILSNEKFKGVRLNFADSELKITANNPEQEQAEEILEVSFPYEDVEIGFNVNYVLDVLNAIKEQGVKFTLADANSSVVIEGQDSGEALYVVMPMRL; encoded by the coding sequence ATGAAGTTTTCATTAAATAGAGAATTGTTACTAAAGCCATTGCTGTTGGTATCCGGAGCGGTAGAACGTAAAAGTACCTTACCCATTCTTGGTAATGTGTTGCTAGATGTAAGTGAGCAGTCACTTACTTTGACGGCTACTGATTTAGAACTTGAAATGGTTGCTTATGCAGAAATTGAAAATACAGGTTCAAGTGGAAAGTTAACTATTCCGGCGAGAAAACTTCTCGATATTTGTAAAAGCTTACCTGACGGTGCAATGATTTCCTTTGAATCAACGGAGGATGCCGTAACAATATCTTCAGGGCGTAGTAAATATTCATTATCTACGTTACCAGCAAGCGATTTCCCTAATATTGAAGAGTGGAAGGGGGATGTTGAGTTTAAGCTGAGTAAGGCACAGTTATTAAGGTTGATTGAAAGTACACACTTTTCAATGGCTAACCAAGATGTCCGATATTATTTGAATGGCATGTCTATCGAAACGGAAGGAAATGAAATACGTTCTGTTGCAACAGATGGCCATCGATTAGCGATATGTAAAATTGCCAATGACGAACTACAACTTCCGAATAGACAAGTTATCGTTCCGAGAAAAGGAATTTTGGAAATTATCCGTCTTTTAGATCCTGTTGAAGAGGAAGTTAAGGTATTTCTTGGTTCTAACCACATTCGTATTATTGATAACGAGTTTTCTTTTACAAGTAAGCTCGTTGACGGACGCTTTCCAGATTACCGACGCGTACTACCACGAAATGGCGATAAAATATTGAACGCTGATAAAGATCAGCTTAAACAAGTTTTATCAAGAGCTTCAATTCTTTCGAATGAAAAGTTTAAAGGGGTAAGGCTAAACTTTGCAGATAGCGAACTTAAGATTACTGCTAATAACCCAGAACAAGAGCAAGCCGAAGAAATTTTAGAAGTTAGTTTTCCATACGAAGATGTTGAAATTGGTTTTAACGTAAATTACGTGTTAGATGTACTTAATGCGATTAAAGAGCAAGGTGTTAAATTTACATTGGCTGATGCAAATAGCAGTGTTGTAATCGAGGGTCAAGACTCAGGTGAAGCATTGTATGTTGTGATGCCAATGCGCTTGTAA